One Microplitis mediator isolate UGA2020A chromosome 3, iyMicMedi2.1, whole genome shotgun sequence DNA segment encodes these proteins:
- the LOC130665679 gene encoding DNA-directed RNA polymerase II subunit RPB11 has translation MNAPPTFESFLLYEGEKKIIKEQDTKVPNAAIFTVNKEDHTLGNMIRNQLLKDPHVLFAGYKVPHPLEHKFVIRIQTTSDYTPHEAFMHAITDLIAELSLFEERFKDAIKEKKEGLD, from the exons ATGAACGCGCCACCAACATTCGAGTCATTTCTTCTCTACGAAGGAGAAAAGaa AATCATCAAGGAGCAGGATACCAAAGTACCGAATGCTGCGATTTTTACTGTCAACAAAGAGGATCATACTCTAGGGAACATGATCAGGAA ccaaTTGCTCAAGGACCCGCACGTTTTATTCGCCGGTTACAAGGTCCCTCATCCTCTGGAGCATAAATTTGTGATAAGAATTCAAACTACGTCTGACTACACACCTCACGAAGCTTTCATGCATGCGATTACTGATCTTATTGCTGAACTCTCGCTCTTTGAAGAAAGATTTAAG gatGCCATCAAAGAGAAAAAAGAAGGACTAGATTAA